Proteins encoded together in one Temnothorax longispinosus isolate EJ_2023e chromosome 5, Tlon_JGU_v1, whole genome shotgun sequence window:
- the Nahoda gene encoding uncharacterized protein Nahoda isoform X2, protein MSRRTGHTTLLASYLTLLLMTLITMTSWRTAHAHVALTFPRARHYDLDFLDNARTPAPCGMPRGHVKTSLLAGSNFNVTWHLAYPHRGGFRLQILDFYDRPLIDLTPITRNSEFVEDDATAQSYAVQLPQDFTCTDCTIRLLREAEEWGSSYRFWSCADIDIRDRKDYREDCSGHGRYLLGRCRCDRLYHGTRCEFKEECLDDSDCGIQGTCIDNGGTTAPTKHCYCNAGWFGPGCAKRSPVKSIDINLDGYTMKRFSDDVIFYWRILKESKELEGILVANSTTWIGIGWRPSDLGPTCRSFPMIKDIPEPLPQPEPKSEPIDKSTPKSKVEPKSEPEPKSEPEPKSEPEPKSEPEPEPEAGVEGEKSIAKRRSAKADAATFGVTSRPDVDVTVQTSVTYQVSTKQGRKRRSPKSAAVSGKQVEVSSPVAEPESISEPEPTSEPEPIGVSSAVAEPETISEPEPSSEPKSEPEPSTEPEPKSEPEPSSEPEPKSEPEPSSEPEPKSEPEPSTEPEPKSEPEPSSKPEPSTEPEPKSEPEPSSEPEPSTEPEPKSEPEPSSEPEPSTEPEPKPEPESSSEPEPSVGPKSGATKASLPAPGHKYTPKHDFNPMDCTDIIIGTARGTSYRIGDYYTRDRSTPRKDAYWDGRDSLTAAFGYERDGVTTMLFRRKLAASEPTDHEIRDGNMQVIWAKGQEPGRYVHQPASGIEKAKVSVKDFYKVDELKYHGHGMQRGAVTMNFFDEAKKPEFTGGVASQDGTCGGQWRYPRNCSPENGTCEYAIQWTYKGKKDLIMFVISTTNTNTWTGVGFSDDNNMSQTDAVLGWVDKTNGRAFVMDTWISGYNAPLLDPSQDVYNISGRIENGVTTLRFSRKRVTKDSKDLSFTDDRCLYMMFPVKGGVFNPINKKIRKHDAKPVVSSDRICIKSCGLEEIEDQTTPAPPRLHYDIEVKLVNLGDGFMAPTPDSPDFEVISNRISESFGPVFEKLPGYYQVRLDELRKDNEQGVIARMNLIVDKNEVKGRSLKAADTGLEAEKALREALVTGKVGALSVDPQYLIVRAPRVNDIETEDEYDRPPSATDLFLGATKLYIVVGCVAALLALALLQASCTLYRSSKRRATKRVYSLPLASSDAPNPIHRTNATRYHRQQNGDHHHHHHNNNTNHHHHHHHHHQLRHHYVPSEMSMHRTNPSW, encoded by the exons ATGTCGCGGAGAACGGGACATACGACGCTTCTCGCGTCGTACTTGACGCTGCTGCTGATGACGCTAATAACGATGACGTCCTGGCGAACCGCCCACGCTCACGTGGCTCTGACGTTCCCGCGAGCCAGGCACTACGATCTGGACTTCCTGGATAATGCCAGGACGCCGGCACCGTGCGGCATGCCGCGTG gcCACGTCAAGACGTCGTTACTGGCAGGAAGCAATTTCAACGTCACGTGGCACCTCGCCTATCCCCACAGG GGAGGATTCCGTCTTCAGATTTTAGACTTTTACGACAGACCTCTGATCGACCTGACGCCCATCACGCGAAACAGCGAGTTTGTCGAGGACGATGCTAC GGCGCAGAGCTACGCCGTGCAGCTGCCGCAAGATTTCACCTGCACGGACTGCACTATCAGGCTGCTGCGGGAGGCCGAGGAATGGGGCTCCAGCTACAGATTTTGGTCGTGCGCCGACATCGAT ATTCGTGATAGGAAGGACTACCGGGAGGACTGTAGCGGTCACGGACGTTACCTGCTCGGCAGGTGCAGGTGCGATCGCCTCTACCACGGCACGAGGTGCGAATTTAAGGAGGAGTGCCTGGACGACTCGGACTGCGGTATTCAGGGCACGTGCATCGACAATGGTGGCACGACCGCGCCTACCAAGCACTGCTATTGCAACGCCGGCTGGTTCGGTCCGGGTTGCGCGAAGA GATCACCGGTGAAGAGCATCGACATTAATTTGGACGGATATACGATGAAGCGCTTCTCCGACGATGTCATATTCTATTGGCGGATCCTGAAGGAGAGCAAGGAGCTGGAGGGCATTCTCGTGGCGAACTCCACAACATGGATCGGTATCGGATGGAGGCCCAGCGATCTCGGCCCGACCTGCCGATCCTTCCCCATGATCAAGGATATCCCCGAACCACTTCCACAGCCGGAGCCGAAATCGGAACCAATCGACAAATCGACGCCCAAATCTAAAGTGGAACCGAAGTCAGAACCGGAGCCGAAATCAGAACCGGAGCCAAAATCAGAACCGGAGCCGAAGTCAGAACCGGAGCCGGAGCCGGAAGCCGGCGTGGAGGGCGAGAAATCGATAGCGAAGAGACGATCGGCGAAGGCGGACGCGGCGACTTTCGGCGTAACGTCGCGACCGGATGTAGATGTTACCGTGCAGACTAGCGTGACCTATCAAGTCAGCACGAAGCAAG gCCGCAAGAGGAGATCCCCAAAATCAGCCGCGGTCTCtg GGAAACAGGTCGAAGTGTCCAGCCCTGTCGCCGAGCCAGAAAGCATCTCTGAGCCTGAACCTACCTCTGAGCCAGAACCAATCGGCGTGTCCAGCGCTGTCGCCGAGCCAGAAACCATCTCTGAGCCTGAACCTAGCTCTGAACCAAAATCCGAGCCTGAACCTAGCACCGAACCGGAGCCAAAATCCGAGCCTGAACCTAGCTCTGAACCGGAACCAAAATCCGAGCCTGAACCTAGCTCTGAACCGGAACCAAAATCCGAGCCTGAACCTAGCACCGAACCGGAACCAAAATCCGAGCCCGAACCTAGCTCTAAGCCTGAACCTAGCACCGAACCGGAACCAAAATCCGAGCCTGAACCTAGCTCTGAGCCTGAACCTAGCACTGAACCGGAGCCAAAATCCGAGCCTGAACCTAGCTCCGAGCCTGAACCTAGCACTGAACCGGAACCAAAACCCGAGCCTGAATCCAGCTCTGAACCGGAGCCAAGTGTGGGTCCGAAGTCGGGAGCGACGAAAG CATCGTTGCCGGCGCCGGGGCACAAGTACACGCCCAAGCACGACTTCAACCCCATGGACTGCACGGACATTATAATCGGCACGGCGCGAGGGACGAGTTACAGGATCGGCGATTATTACACGAGGGACAGGTCGACGCCGCGCAAGGACGCGTACTGGGACGGCAGGGACAGCCTGACGGCCGCGTTCGGCTACGAACGCGACGGCGTCACGACGATGCTCTTCCGCAGGAAATTGGCCGCGAGCGAGCCGACCGATCACGAGATTCGCGACGGCAATATGCAGGTGATTTGGGCGAAAGGTCAAGAGCCGGGCAGGTACGTACACCAGCCGGCTAGCGGGATCGAAAAGGCCAAGGTCAGCGTCAAAGATTTCTACAAGGTCGACGAGCTCAAATATCACGGCCACGGAATGCAGAGAGGCGCGGTCACCATGAATTTCTTCG ATGAGGCTAAAAAGCCGGAATTCACCGGCGGGGTGGCGTCGCAAGATGGTACCTGTGGTGGTCAGTGGCGTTATCCGAGAAATTGCTCGCCGGAAAATGGCACTTGCGAATACGCCATACAATGGACGTATAAGGGTAAAAAG GATCTGATAATGTTCGTAATCTCCACGACGAATACCAATACGTGGACCGGAGTTGGATTTTCCGACGACAACAACATG TCGCAGACCGATGCCGTGCTCGGCTGGGTCGATAAGACAAACGGTCGGGCTTTCGTGATGGACACCTGGATTAGTGGTTACAACGCGCCGTTGCTGGACCCGTCGCAGGACGTCTACAACATCAGCGGTCGCATCGAGAATGGCGTAACCACCCTCCGGTTCTCGAGGAAACGCGTAACGAAGGACAGCAAGGATCTCTCGTTTACGGACGATCGTTGCCTGTATATGATGTTCCCGGTGAAGGGAGGCGTATTTAATCCGATCAATAAGAAGATCCGAAAGCACGACGCGAAACCGGTCGTTTCGTCAGACAGGATATGCATCAAGTCCTGCGGCCTGGAAG AAATTGAAGACCAAACCACGCCCGCGCCACCGAGATTGCATTACGATATCGAAGTCAAGCTTGTTAACTTGGGTGACGGATTTATGGCCCCCACACCCGACAGTCCCGACTTCGAAGTGATCTCGAATAGGATATCGGAAAGCTTCGGACCGGTCTTCGAGAAACTCCCGGGCTACTATCAAGTCCGACTCGACGAGTTACGAAA AGACAACGAACAGGGAGTGATCGCGCGCATGAATCTGATCGTTGACAAGAACGAGGTCAAGGGTAGATCTTTGAAAGCCGCGGACACGGGTTTAGAAGCGGAAAAAGCGTTACGCGAAGCACTCGTGACCGGCAAGGTCGGAGCACTCAGCGTCGATCCGCAATACTTGATAGTGAGAGCACCCCGAG TGAACGATATAGAAACGGAGGACGAATACGATCGGCCACCTTCCGCGACAGACCTGTTTTTGGGCGCGACGAAGCTTTATATCGTCGTCGGTTGTGTAGCAGCGTTGCTGGCCCTCGCTCTGCTCCAGGCCAGTTGTACTCTTTACAGGAGCTCGAAGAGACGAGCGACCAAG AGGGTGTACTCGCTGCCTCTGGCTTCCTCCGACGCGCCCAACCCGATTCATCGCACGAACGCGACGCGGTACCATCGACAGCAAAACGGCGACCATCATCATCACCATCACAACAACAACACCAACCAtcaccatcatcatcatcatcaccaCCAGCTTCGGCATCACTACGTCCCGTCCGAAATGTCTATGCATCGGACTAATCCCAGCTGGTAG
- the Bsg gene encoding basigin isoform X2 yields the protein MERRAAFVLLGMLYLAVGTLVTVQAVTYTGPTIAPREGQPWDIVCNDLKDDDLIRWTRDGNTLEPELSSGQLVVYSKQGTGSSKLSAAQATENHEGVYRCTPDSPNAYHLSLYFDIKIRVITAKDVPLVLECANRSTGDKVQWLKEKIPLSTALAGEDITKIDNETGSLQILQDKEVVYGNYTCKAANATIEYRVVPRPTAHLAESTSVVEGEKLHLVCGGKLSVLSPGVKISWTFGNQNYTSSKGRVKITKDMEKGIHGAVLVVENIEMDDRGDVICRMSYNWSDSVPEHSSEAKTFLRVKDKLAALWPFLGICAEVVVLCAIILVYEKKRNKAELEESDTDQSPDTKPTPNKESDVRQRK from the exons ATGGAGAGGCGAGCCGCTTTTGTGCTGCTGGGGATGCTATATTTAGCGGTGGGCACCCTCGTCACGGTCCAGGCAG TGACGTACACGGGACCGACGATCGCCCCGCGCGAGGGACAACCTTGGGACATCGTGTGCAACGATTTGAAGGATGATGATCTCATTAGGTGGACCAGAGATGGCAATACGCTGGAACCTGAGTTGTCCAGCGGTCAGCTGGTCGTCTACTCAAAGCAGGGTACCGGCAGCAGCAAGCTCTCGGCGGCCCAAGCGACCGAGAACCACGAGGGAGTGTACAGATGCACCCCCGACAGTCCGAACGCTTATCACCTCTCGTTATACTTCG ATATTAAGATTAGAGTTATTACGGCCAAAGATGTACCTCTGGTGCTCGAATGCGCAAACAGAAGCACTGGCGATAAAGTGCAGTGGCTGAAGGAGAAGATACCGTTGAGCACAGCGTTGGCTGGCGAAGATATCACCAAGATTGATAACGAGACTGGCAGCCTGCAGATTTTACAGGATAAAGAAGTAGTTTATGGAAATTACACTTGTAAAGCAGCTAACGCCACGATCGAGTACAGAGTCGTAC CGAGGCCAACGGCGCATCTGGCTGAATCTACCAGCGTGGTGGAGGGCGAGAAGCTGCACTTAGTGTGTGGCGGTAAACTGAGCGTTCTTAGTCCTGGCGTAAAAATAAGTTGGACTTTCGGGAATCAGAATTATACGAGCAGCAAGGGTCGCGTGAAGATCACCAAGGATATGGAGAAGGGTATCCACGGCGCCGTCCTGGTTGTCGAAAACATCGAGATGGACGATCGCGGTGACGTTATCTGCAGGATGTCGTACAACTGGTCCGATAGCGTACCAGAACACTCATCGGAGGCCAAGACATTCCTCAGGGTGAAGGATAAGCTCGCCGCACTCTGGCCCTTCCTAGGCATTTGCGCGGAGGTTGTTGTTCTATGCGCCATCATTCTAGTTTATGAGAAGAAGCGGAACAAAGCTGAACTTGAGGAGTCCGATACCGATCAAAGCCCTGATAC taaacCGACACCCAACAAGGAATCCGACGTCAGGCAGAGGAAGTGA
- the Nahoda gene encoding uncharacterized protein Nahoda isoform X1, with amino-acid sequence MSRRTGHTTLLASYLTLLLMTLITMTSWRTAHAHVALTFPRARHYDLDFLDNARTPAPCGMPRGHVKTSLLAGSNFNVTWHLAYPHRGGFRLQILDFYDRPLIDLTPITRNSEFVEDDATAQSYAVQLPQDFTCTDCTIRLLREAEEWGSSYRFWSCADIDIRDRKDYREDCSGHGRYLLGRCRCDRLYHGTRCEFKEECLDDSDCGIQGTCIDNGGTTAPTKHCYCNAGWFGPGCAKRSPVKSIDINLDGYTMKRFSDDVIFYWRILKESKELEGILVANSTTWIGIGWRPSDLGPTCRSFPMIKDIPEPLPQPEPKSEPIDKSTPKSKVEPKSEPEPKSEPEPKSEPEPKSEPEPEPEAGVEGEKSIAKRRSAKADAATFGVTSRPDVDVTVQTSVTYQVSTKQGRKRRSPKSAAVSGKQVEVSSPVAEPESISEPEPTSEPEPIGVSSAVAEPETISEPEPSSEPKSEPEPSTEPEPKSEPEPSSEPEPKSEPEPSSEPEPKSEPEPSTEPEPKSEPEPSSKPEPSTEPEPKSEPEPSSEPEPSTEPEPKSEPEPSSEPEPSTEPEPKPEPESSSEPEPSVGPKSGATKASLPAPGHKYTPKHDFNPMDCTDIIIGTARGTSYRIGDYYTRDRSTPRKDAYWDGRDSLTAAFGYERDGVTTMLFRRKLAASEPTDHEIRDGNMQVIWAKGQEPGRYVHQPASGIEKAKVSVKDFYKVDELKYHGHGMQRGAVTMNFFDEAKKPEFTGGVASQDGTCGGQWRYPRNCSPENGTCEYAIQWTYKGKKDLIMFVISTTNTNTWTGVGFSDDNNMSQTDAVLGWVDKTNGRAFVMDTWISGYNAPLLDPSQDVYNISGRIENGVTTLRFSRKRVTKDSKDLSFTDDRCLYMMFPVKGGVFNPINKKIRKHDAKPVVSSDRICIKSCGLEEIEDQTTPAPPRLHYDIEVKLVNLGDGFMAPTPDSPDFEVISNRISESFGPVFEKLPGYYQVRLDELRKDNEQGVIARMNLIVDKNEVKGRSLKAADTGLEAEKALREALVTGKVGALSVDPQYLIVRAPRVNDIETEDEYDRPPSATDLFLGATKLYIVVGCVAALLALALLQASCTLYRSSKRRATKERLIASNAWKDYASGANTNFAFEAFETEEKAPPPPISSLPRAREMTGNGMTGTGMNGTDVVEGPNRMVGPRATYSLPRAPGARHSAPVQHGYYTQDRRDHYGRPKSMHNPAGAVAQANQPDFYFMPSQRKYSGEVVRVYVDYGNQMPK; translated from the exons ATGTCGCGGAGAACGGGACATACGACGCTTCTCGCGTCGTACTTGACGCTGCTGCTGATGACGCTAATAACGATGACGTCCTGGCGAACCGCCCACGCTCACGTGGCTCTGACGTTCCCGCGAGCCAGGCACTACGATCTGGACTTCCTGGATAATGCCAGGACGCCGGCACCGTGCGGCATGCCGCGTG gcCACGTCAAGACGTCGTTACTGGCAGGAAGCAATTTCAACGTCACGTGGCACCTCGCCTATCCCCACAGG GGAGGATTCCGTCTTCAGATTTTAGACTTTTACGACAGACCTCTGATCGACCTGACGCCCATCACGCGAAACAGCGAGTTTGTCGAGGACGATGCTAC GGCGCAGAGCTACGCCGTGCAGCTGCCGCAAGATTTCACCTGCACGGACTGCACTATCAGGCTGCTGCGGGAGGCCGAGGAATGGGGCTCCAGCTACAGATTTTGGTCGTGCGCCGACATCGAT ATTCGTGATAGGAAGGACTACCGGGAGGACTGTAGCGGTCACGGACGTTACCTGCTCGGCAGGTGCAGGTGCGATCGCCTCTACCACGGCACGAGGTGCGAATTTAAGGAGGAGTGCCTGGACGACTCGGACTGCGGTATTCAGGGCACGTGCATCGACAATGGTGGCACGACCGCGCCTACCAAGCACTGCTATTGCAACGCCGGCTGGTTCGGTCCGGGTTGCGCGAAGA GATCACCGGTGAAGAGCATCGACATTAATTTGGACGGATATACGATGAAGCGCTTCTCCGACGATGTCATATTCTATTGGCGGATCCTGAAGGAGAGCAAGGAGCTGGAGGGCATTCTCGTGGCGAACTCCACAACATGGATCGGTATCGGATGGAGGCCCAGCGATCTCGGCCCGACCTGCCGATCCTTCCCCATGATCAAGGATATCCCCGAACCACTTCCACAGCCGGAGCCGAAATCGGAACCAATCGACAAATCGACGCCCAAATCTAAAGTGGAACCGAAGTCAGAACCGGAGCCGAAATCAGAACCGGAGCCAAAATCAGAACCGGAGCCGAAGTCAGAACCGGAGCCGGAGCCGGAAGCCGGCGTGGAGGGCGAGAAATCGATAGCGAAGAGACGATCGGCGAAGGCGGACGCGGCGACTTTCGGCGTAACGTCGCGACCGGATGTAGATGTTACCGTGCAGACTAGCGTGACCTATCAAGTCAGCACGAAGCAAG gCCGCAAGAGGAGATCCCCAAAATCAGCCGCGGTCTCtg GGAAACAGGTCGAAGTGTCCAGCCCTGTCGCCGAGCCAGAAAGCATCTCTGAGCCTGAACCTACCTCTGAGCCAGAACCAATCGGCGTGTCCAGCGCTGTCGCCGAGCCAGAAACCATCTCTGAGCCTGAACCTAGCTCTGAACCAAAATCCGAGCCTGAACCTAGCACCGAACCGGAGCCAAAATCCGAGCCTGAACCTAGCTCTGAACCGGAACCAAAATCCGAGCCTGAACCTAGCTCTGAACCGGAACCAAAATCCGAGCCTGAACCTAGCACCGAACCGGAACCAAAATCCGAGCCCGAACCTAGCTCTAAGCCTGAACCTAGCACCGAACCGGAACCAAAATCCGAGCCTGAACCTAGCTCTGAGCCTGAACCTAGCACTGAACCGGAGCCAAAATCCGAGCCTGAACCTAGCTCCGAGCCTGAACCTAGCACTGAACCGGAACCAAAACCCGAGCCTGAATCCAGCTCTGAACCGGAGCCAAGTGTGGGTCCGAAGTCGGGAGCGACGAAAG CATCGTTGCCGGCGCCGGGGCACAAGTACACGCCCAAGCACGACTTCAACCCCATGGACTGCACGGACATTATAATCGGCACGGCGCGAGGGACGAGTTACAGGATCGGCGATTATTACACGAGGGACAGGTCGACGCCGCGCAAGGACGCGTACTGGGACGGCAGGGACAGCCTGACGGCCGCGTTCGGCTACGAACGCGACGGCGTCACGACGATGCTCTTCCGCAGGAAATTGGCCGCGAGCGAGCCGACCGATCACGAGATTCGCGACGGCAATATGCAGGTGATTTGGGCGAAAGGTCAAGAGCCGGGCAGGTACGTACACCAGCCGGCTAGCGGGATCGAAAAGGCCAAGGTCAGCGTCAAAGATTTCTACAAGGTCGACGAGCTCAAATATCACGGCCACGGAATGCAGAGAGGCGCGGTCACCATGAATTTCTTCG ATGAGGCTAAAAAGCCGGAATTCACCGGCGGGGTGGCGTCGCAAGATGGTACCTGTGGTGGTCAGTGGCGTTATCCGAGAAATTGCTCGCCGGAAAATGGCACTTGCGAATACGCCATACAATGGACGTATAAGGGTAAAAAG GATCTGATAATGTTCGTAATCTCCACGACGAATACCAATACGTGGACCGGAGTTGGATTTTCCGACGACAACAACATG TCGCAGACCGATGCCGTGCTCGGCTGGGTCGATAAGACAAACGGTCGGGCTTTCGTGATGGACACCTGGATTAGTGGTTACAACGCGCCGTTGCTGGACCCGTCGCAGGACGTCTACAACATCAGCGGTCGCATCGAGAATGGCGTAACCACCCTCCGGTTCTCGAGGAAACGCGTAACGAAGGACAGCAAGGATCTCTCGTTTACGGACGATCGTTGCCTGTATATGATGTTCCCGGTGAAGGGAGGCGTATTTAATCCGATCAATAAGAAGATCCGAAAGCACGACGCGAAACCGGTCGTTTCGTCAGACAGGATATGCATCAAGTCCTGCGGCCTGGAAG AAATTGAAGACCAAACCACGCCCGCGCCACCGAGATTGCATTACGATATCGAAGTCAAGCTTGTTAACTTGGGTGACGGATTTATGGCCCCCACACCCGACAGTCCCGACTTCGAAGTGATCTCGAATAGGATATCGGAAAGCTTCGGACCGGTCTTCGAGAAACTCCCGGGCTACTATCAAGTCCGACTCGACGAGTTACGAAA AGACAACGAACAGGGAGTGATCGCGCGCATGAATCTGATCGTTGACAAGAACGAGGTCAAGGGTAGATCTTTGAAAGCCGCGGACACGGGTTTAGAAGCGGAAAAAGCGTTACGCGAAGCACTCGTGACCGGCAAGGTCGGAGCACTCAGCGTCGATCCGCAATACTTGATAGTGAGAGCACCCCGAG TGAACGATATAGAAACGGAGGACGAATACGATCGGCCACCTTCCGCGACAGACCTGTTTTTGGGCGCGACGAAGCTTTATATCGTCGTCGGTTGTGTAGCAGCGTTGCTGGCCCTCGCTCTGCTCCAGGCCAGTTGTACTCTTTACAGGAGCTCGAAGAGACGAGCGACCAAG gAACGTTTGATCGCCAGTAATGCCTGGAAAGACTACGCTTCCGGCGCGAACACGAACTTCGCGTTCGAGGCGTTCGAGACGGAGGAGAAGGCGCCGCCGCCACCGATTTCCAGCCTGCCGAGAGCCAGAGAGATGACTGGCAACGGTATGACCGGCACTGGTATGAATGGTACCGACGTGGTCGAGGGGCCCAACAGGATGGTCGGACCCAGGGCGACCTACAGTCTTCCACGCGCGCCCGGTGCCAGACACTCGGCGCCTGTTCAGCACGGTTACTACACGCAAGATCGCAGGGACCACTACGGCCGCCCAAAGAGCATGCACAATCCGGCGGGCGCGGTAGCCCAGGCGAATCAGCCAGACTTCTATTTCATGCCCAGCCAGCGAAAGTACAGCGGCGAGGTCGTGCGCGTTTACGTGGATTACGGCAACCAGATGCCGAAATAA
- the Bsg gene encoding basigin isoform X1 gives MERRAAFVLLGMLYLAVGTLVTVQAAVTYTGPTIAPREGQPWDIVCNDLKDDDLIRWTRDGNTLEPELSSGQLVVYSKQGTGSSKLSAAQATENHEGVYRCTPDSPNAYHLSLYFDIKIRVITAKDVPLVLECANRSTGDKVQWLKEKIPLSTALAGEDITKIDNETGSLQILQDKEVVYGNYTCKAANATIEYRVVPRPTAHLAESTSVVEGEKLHLVCGGKLSVLSPGVKISWTFGNQNYTSSKGRVKITKDMEKGIHGAVLVVENIEMDDRGDVICRMSYNWSDSVPEHSSEAKTFLRVKDKLAALWPFLGICAEVVVLCAIILVYEKKRNKAELEESDTDQSPDTKPTPNKESDVRQRK, from the exons ATGGAGAGGCGAGCCGCTTTTGTGCTGCTGGGGATGCTATATTTAGCGGTGGGCACCCTCGTCACGGTCCAGGCAG CAGTGACGTACACGGGACCGACGATCGCCCCGCGCGAGGGACAACCTTGGGACATCGTGTGCAACGATTTGAAGGATGATGATCTCATTAGGTGGACCAGAGATGGCAATACGCTGGAACCTGAGTTGTCCAGCGGTCAGCTGGTCGTCTACTCAAAGCAGGGTACCGGCAGCAGCAAGCTCTCGGCGGCCCAAGCGACCGAGAACCACGAGGGAGTGTACAGATGCACCCCCGACAGTCCGAACGCTTATCACCTCTCGTTATACTTCG ATATTAAGATTAGAGTTATTACGGCCAAAGATGTACCTCTGGTGCTCGAATGCGCAAACAGAAGCACTGGCGATAAAGTGCAGTGGCTGAAGGAGAAGATACCGTTGAGCACAGCGTTGGCTGGCGAAGATATCACCAAGATTGATAACGAGACTGGCAGCCTGCAGATTTTACAGGATAAAGAAGTAGTTTATGGAAATTACACTTGTAAAGCAGCTAACGCCACGATCGAGTACAGAGTCGTAC CGAGGCCAACGGCGCATCTGGCTGAATCTACCAGCGTGGTGGAGGGCGAGAAGCTGCACTTAGTGTGTGGCGGTAAACTGAGCGTTCTTAGTCCTGGCGTAAAAATAAGTTGGACTTTCGGGAATCAGAATTATACGAGCAGCAAGGGTCGCGTGAAGATCACCAAGGATATGGAGAAGGGTATCCACGGCGCCGTCCTGGTTGTCGAAAACATCGAGATGGACGATCGCGGTGACGTTATCTGCAGGATGTCGTACAACTGGTCCGATAGCGTACCAGAACACTCATCGGAGGCCAAGACATTCCTCAGGGTGAAGGATAAGCTCGCCGCACTCTGGCCCTTCCTAGGCATTTGCGCGGAGGTTGTTGTTCTATGCGCCATCATTCTAGTTTATGAGAAGAAGCGGAACAAAGCTGAACTTGAGGAGTCCGATACCGATCAAAGCCCTGATAC taaacCGACACCCAACAAGGAATCCGACGTCAGGCAGAGGAAGTGA